From the Pongo pygmaeus isolate AG05252 chromosome X, NHGRI_mPonPyg2-v2.0_pri, whole genome shotgun sequence genome, one window contains:
- the PPP1R3F gene encoding protein phosphatase 1 regulatory subunit 3F isoform X2 has protein sequence MARTAPVEPPLRHSAPPSPAAGEPRTSVEAAVAPRRVLFADEALGLPLAQLRRYRPWGGPGAGKMAAAAGQDGGGGGADEDDDGEDGDEGEEEEEACPEPLPLCPVPAGGGFYLVPTFSLPPAPGRLERLGRVMVELEALLPPPGAVPGGAGVWVPGGRPPVLRGLVRVLNRSFEKAVHVRASHDGWASFCDHPARYVPRSPPWAGAGGTGAGDPILDPGLGLGPGQASASSPDDGGRTDRFAFQLPFAEGAGDGARLDFVVRYETPEGTFWANNHGRNYTVLLRIAPAPTPTDAEGLPQQQQLPQLEPQPECQGPVEAEARQLKSCMKPVRRRPAEEELKTKNMDDNTSAVEHPDVQESVGPLVAPTPLRPWPQMTLQVSDVPMTGNPAEEGDVPRSSPPVAFTEVLQAPAIRIPPSSPLCGLGGSPRDQASGPDVSEGATGPFLEPSQQQAEATWGVSSENGGGLEAVSGSEELLGEDTIDQELEQLYLSHLSRLRAAVAAGGAGGGGEGSTDGGISPSHPLGILTDRDLILKWPGPERALNSALAEEITLHYARLGRGVELIKDTEDPDDEGEGEEGLSVTPSSPEGDSPKESPPEILSGAHSVVATMGDVWLPWAEGSGCDGPVVLGTEGQFTGDPEKGVGKDTSSLHMNRVIAGVTESLGEAGTEAQIEVTSEWAGSLNPISGKEPASPVLLQGQNPTLLSPLGAEVCLSSVARPHVNSQDEKDAGPSLEPPKRSPTLAVPAECVCALPPQLRGPLTQTLGVLAGLVVVPVALNSGVSLLVLALCLSLAWFS, from the exons ATGGCGCGTACGGCCCCTGTGGAGCCCCCGTTGCGGCATTCCGCGCCCCCCTCGCCGGCCGCGGGTGAGCCCCGCACCTCGGTCGAGGCGGCGGTGGCCCCGCGGAGAGTGCTGTTCGCCGATGAGGCCTTGGGGCTGCCGCTGGCGCAGCTGCGCCGCTACCGGCCGTGGGGCGGGCCCGGGGCGGGCAAGATGGCGGCGGCGGCCGGGCAagatggcggcggcggcggggccgACGAGGACGACGATGGCGAGGATGGGgatgaaggggaggaggaagaggaggcttGCCCCGAGCCTTTACCGCTGTGCCCCGTCCCCGCTGGCGGGGGGTTTTACCTGGTCCCCACATTTTCGCTGCCGCCCGCGCCGGGCCGTCTGGAGCGCTTGGGGCGCGTCATGGTGGAGCTGGAGGCGCTGCTGCCGCCTCCCGGAGCGGTCCCCGGGGGTGCCGGGGTGTGGGTGCCTGGGGGCCGCCCACCGGTGCTGCGCGGGTTGGTACGCGTGCTGAACCGCTCCTTCGAGAAGGCGGTGCACGTGCGGGCCTCACACGACGGCTGGGCTTCCTTCTGCGACCACCCAGCGCGCTACGTTCCGCGCAGCCCGCCGTGGGCAGGAGCGGGAGGAACAGGAGCAGGAGATCCCATCCTGGATCCGGGGCTCGGCCTGGGCCCCGGCCAGGCGTCCGCCTCCTCACCCGACGACGGCGGCCGCACCGACCGCTTTGCCTTCCAGCTGCCCTTTGCTGAGGGCGCGGGCGATGGGGCGCGCCTCGACTTCGTGGTGCGCTATGAGACCCCCGAGGGCACTTTCTGGGCCAACAACCACGGCCGCAACTACACAGTCCTGCTCCGGATCGCACCCGCTCCCACACCCACTGATGCCGAAGGGCtgccccagcagcagcagctgccgcAGCTGGAGCCACAGCCCGAGTGCCAGGGTCCcgtggaggctgaggccaggcagCTGAAGAGCTGCATGAAGCCGGTGAGGCGCAG GCCTGCCGAGGAGGAACTGAAGACGAAGAACATGGATGATAACACCTCTGCCGTGG AGCATCCTGATGTCCAGGAGTCAGTGGGTCCACTGGTAGCCCCCACCCCTCTCCGTCCGTGGCCCCAGATGACACTTCAG GTTTCTGACGTTCCGATGACTGGCAACCCCGCAGAAGAAGGTGACGTCCCCAGAAGCAGTCCACCTGTGGCTTTTACAGAGGTCCTCCAGGCACCGGCCATCAGGattcccccctcctcccctctctgtgGCCTGGGTGGCTCCCCCAGAGACCAGGCCTCAGGGCCCGATGTGAGCGAGGGGGCCACCGGGCCTTTCCTGGAGCCCAGTCAGCAGCAGGCAGAGGCCACATGGGGAGTATCGAGCGAGAATGGAGGGGGGCTGGAGGCTGTGAGTGGGTCGGAGGAGCTGCTCGGTGAGGACACCATCGACCAGGAGCTGGAGCAGCTCTACCTGTCTCACCTGAGCCGCCTACGGGCTGCTGTGGCTGCAGgtggggcagggggtggtggggagggctcCACAGATGGAGGGATATCCCCCAGCCATCCCCTGGGCATACTGACGGACCGCGACCTGATCTTGAAGTGGCCTGGCCCTGAGCGGGCCCTGAACAGCGCCCTGGCTGAGGAGATCACGCTGCACTATGCCCGGCTGGGGCGTGGCGTGGAGCTCATCAAGGACACCGAAGACCCTGATGATGAAGGGGAGGGTGAAGAGGGGCTCTCTGTCACACCCTCCAGCCCAGAAGGGGACAGCCCCAAGGAATCGCCTCCGGAAATCCTCTCTGGGGCCCATTCTGTTGTAGCCACTATGGGAGATGTGTGGCTCCCATGGGCAGAGGGCTCAGGATGTGATGGCCCTGTGGTTCTGGGTACAGAGGGTCAGTTCACTGGGGATCCTGAGAAAGGGGTGGGCAAGGACACCAGCTCTTTGCACATGAATAGGGTGATAGCTGGGGTGACCGAGTCCCTGGGGGAGGCCGGGACAGAAGCCCAGATAGAGGTCACCAGTGAGTGGGCAGGCAGCTTGAATCCCATATCTGGCAAGGAGCCAGCCTCTCCCGTCCTTCTGCAGGGGCAAAATCCCACCCTCCTCAGTCCCTTGGGGGCTGAAGTCTGTCTCTCTAGTGTAGCCAGGCCTCATGTGAACTCCCAGGATGAAAAGGATGCAGGCCCAAGCCTTGAACCCCCAAAGAGGTCTCCCACCCTAGCAGTCCCTgcagaatgtgtgtgtgcactgcCTCCTCAGCTCCGGGGGCCCTTGACCCAGACTCTGGGGGTCCTGGCTGGGCTAGTGGTGGTCCCTGTGGCTCTGAACAGTGGTGTGTCCCTCCTGGTGCTTGCGCTGTGCCTCTCTCTGGCTTGGTTCTCGTAG
- the PPP1R3F gene encoding protein phosphatase 1 regulatory subunit 3F isoform X1 — protein MARTAPVEPPLRHSAPPSPAAGEPRTSVEAAVAPRRVLFADEALGLPLAQLRRYRPWGGPGAGKMAAAAGQDGGGGGADEDDDGEDGDEGEEEEEACPEPLPLCPVPAGGGFYLVPTFSLPPAPGRLERLGRVMVELEALLPPPGAVPGGAGVWVPGGRPPVLRGLVRVLNRSFEKAVHVRASHDGWASFCDHPARYVPRSPPWAGAGGTGAGDPILDPGLGLGPGQASASSPDDGGRTDRFAFQLPFAEGAGDGARLDFVVRYETPEGTFWANNHGRNYTVLLRIAPAPTPTDAEGLPQQQQLPQLEPQPECQGPVEAEARQLKSCMKPVRRRPAEEELKTKNMDDNTSAVAEHPDVQESVGPLVAPTPLRPWPQMTLQVSDVPMTGNPAEEGDVPRSSPPVAFTEVLQAPAIRIPPSSPLCGLGGSPRDQASGPDVSEGATGPFLEPSQQQAEATWGVSSENGGGLEAVSGSEELLGEDTIDQELEQLYLSHLSRLRAAVAAGGAGGGGEGSTDGGISPSHPLGILTDRDLILKWPGPERALNSALAEEITLHYARLGRGVELIKDTEDPDDEGEGEEGLSVTPSSPEGDSPKESPPEILSGAHSVVATMGDVWLPWAEGSGCDGPVVLGTEGQFTGDPEKGVGKDTSSLHMNRVIAGVTESLGEAGTEAQIEVTSEWAGSLNPISGKEPASPVLLQGQNPTLLSPLGAEVCLSSVARPHVNSQDEKDAGPSLEPPKRSPTLAVPAECVCALPPQLRGPLTQTLGVLAGLVVVPVALNSGVSLLVLALCLSLAWFS, from the exons ATGGCGCGTACGGCCCCTGTGGAGCCCCCGTTGCGGCATTCCGCGCCCCCCTCGCCGGCCGCGGGTGAGCCCCGCACCTCGGTCGAGGCGGCGGTGGCCCCGCGGAGAGTGCTGTTCGCCGATGAGGCCTTGGGGCTGCCGCTGGCGCAGCTGCGCCGCTACCGGCCGTGGGGCGGGCCCGGGGCGGGCAAGATGGCGGCGGCGGCCGGGCAagatggcggcggcggcggggccgACGAGGACGACGATGGCGAGGATGGGgatgaaggggaggaggaagaggaggcttGCCCCGAGCCTTTACCGCTGTGCCCCGTCCCCGCTGGCGGGGGGTTTTACCTGGTCCCCACATTTTCGCTGCCGCCCGCGCCGGGCCGTCTGGAGCGCTTGGGGCGCGTCATGGTGGAGCTGGAGGCGCTGCTGCCGCCTCCCGGAGCGGTCCCCGGGGGTGCCGGGGTGTGGGTGCCTGGGGGCCGCCCACCGGTGCTGCGCGGGTTGGTACGCGTGCTGAACCGCTCCTTCGAGAAGGCGGTGCACGTGCGGGCCTCACACGACGGCTGGGCTTCCTTCTGCGACCACCCAGCGCGCTACGTTCCGCGCAGCCCGCCGTGGGCAGGAGCGGGAGGAACAGGAGCAGGAGATCCCATCCTGGATCCGGGGCTCGGCCTGGGCCCCGGCCAGGCGTCCGCCTCCTCACCCGACGACGGCGGCCGCACCGACCGCTTTGCCTTCCAGCTGCCCTTTGCTGAGGGCGCGGGCGATGGGGCGCGCCTCGACTTCGTGGTGCGCTATGAGACCCCCGAGGGCACTTTCTGGGCCAACAACCACGGCCGCAACTACACAGTCCTGCTCCGGATCGCACCCGCTCCCACACCCACTGATGCCGAAGGGCtgccccagcagcagcagctgccgcAGCTGGAGCCACAGCCCGAGTGCCAGGGTCCcgtggaggctgaggccaggcagCTGAAGAGCTGCATGAAGCCGGTGAGGCGCAG GCCTGCCGAGGAGGAACTGAAGACGAAGAACATGGATGATAACACCTCTGCCGTGG CAGAGCATCCTGATGTCCAGGAGTCAGTGGGTCCACTGGTAGCCCCCACCCCTCTCCGTCCGTGGCCCCAGATGACACTTCAG GTTTCTGACGTTCCGATGACTGGCAACCCCGCAGAAGAAGGTGACGTCCCCAGAAGCAGTCCACCTGTGGCTTTTACAGAGGTCCTCCAGGCACCGGCCATCAGGattcccccctcctcccctctctgtgGCCTGGGTGGCTCCCCCAGAGACCAGGCCTCAGGGCCCGATGTGAGCGAGGGGGCCACCGGGCCTTTCCTGGAGCCCAGTCAGCAGCAGGCAGAGGCCACATGGGGAGTATCGAGCGAGAATGGAGGGGGGCTGGAGGCTGTGAGTGGGTCGGAGGAGCTGCTCGGTGAGGACACCATCGACCAGGAGCTGGAGCAGCTCTACCTGTCTCACCTGAGCCGCCTACGGGCTGCTGTGGCTGCAGgtggggcagggggtggtggggagggctcCACAGATGGAGGGATATCCCCCAGCCATCCCCTGGGCATACTGACGGACCGCGACCTGATCTTGAAGTGGCCTGGCCCTGAGCGGGCCCTGAACAGCGCCCTGGCTGAGGAGATCACGCTGCACTATGCCCGGCTGGGGCGTGGCGTGGAGCTCATCAAGGACACCGAAGACCCTGATGATGAAGGGGAGGGTGAAGAGGGGCTCTCTGTCACACCCTCCAGCCCAGAAGGGGACAGCCCCAAGGAATCGCCTCCGGAAATCCTCTCTGGGGCCCATTCTGTTGTAGCCACTATGGGAGATGTGTGGCTCCCATGGGCAGAGGGCTCAGGATGTGATGGCCCTGTGGTTCTGGGTACAGAGGGTCAGTTCACTGGGGATCCTGAGAAAGGGGTGGGCAAGGACACCAGCTCTTTGCACATGAATAGGGTGATAGCTGGGGTGACCGAGTCCCTGGGGGAGGCCGGGACAGAAGCCCAGATAGAGGTCACCAGTGAGTGGGCAGGCAGCTTGAATCCCATATCTGGCAAGGAGCCAGCCTCTCCCGTCCTTCTGCAGGGGCAAAATCCCACCCTCCTCAGTCCCTTGGGGGCTGAAGTCTGTCTCTCTAGTGTAGCCAGGCCTCATGTGAACTCCCAGGATGAAAAGGATGCAGGCCCAAGCCTTGAACCCCCAAAGAGGTCTCCCACCCTAGCAGTCCCTgcagaatgtgtgtgtgcactgcCTCCTCAGCTCCGGGGGCCCTTGACCCAGACTCTGGGGGTCCTGGCTGGGCTAGTGGTGGTCCCTGTGGCTCTGAACAGTGGTGTGTCCCTCCTGGTGCTTGCGCTGTGCCTCTCTCTGGCTTGGTTCTCGTAG